Below is a window of Paraburkholderia kururiensis DNA.
TTTTGGCAGAGTCGTCAATGGCATCTGACGATGCACGCCCTGAGAACCGCCAACCCATAGGCGCAGCGATTTCGCGGCCGGCAGCGGAGAACAAGCCACATGCCCGCTCAGATAACGCCCAATCAGCTCGTTCAGTTGATCATCCCAGGTATCACGGCCGTCTTTTCGCTCAGTTTTGCCTGCACATGGATCTACGACAGACGACTGAGCTATCTGCACTTTCTCGCCGCGTCATTTGCTGCTTTCGCCCTCGGTTCGGCCGTGCAGATTTGCCATCTGCCGGACGAATGGCGCTTGAACGCGCTGATATCTGCGGCGTTTTACATCTTGAGCATTCAGCTATTGGCGCAAGGCGTTTTACGCAGGGCTGGGCTTCGTCTCGGGCCGGCGACGCACGTGTCTGTCTTCGCGCTGGTGATGGGCGCCATCTATTACTTCTCGTTCGTGACGCCGAATCTGCTCGTGCGCGTCTACATTTTGAATCTCAGCGCCGGGCTGTTGATGCTGCTTACCGCCTTCCTTTTCCGGAAACGCTGCCATGGCCGCACCGTCAACCGCGTTCTTCTCTGGGTGCTGATGATCTTCGGCGCCAGTTTCTTTATCAGAACACCGCTCACGACGATCCGGCCGCTGCCTCATAGCACCGCACCGTTCGGGCAAACCATTTTCTGGGTCCTGCTCCAGTTGTCGCTGGCCCTAATGGGGGCCGTGTTGGGGCTCGTGCTGCTGGCCGCGGCAATGTCGGATGTGATCGACAGACTGACTCTCGAACGCGATCTCGACTCGCTCACCGAAACGTTGAACCGGCGCGCGTTTGAACGCATGGCGGGCCGCCGCGTCGCGGACAGGCGAAGCTATCCGCTCGCGCTGATCGCTTTCGACATCGACAACTTCAAATCCATCAACGACCGTTATGGGCATGCGGCCGGCGACGCGGTGCTGCGCCAGTTCGCCGCAATCCTGCGCGCCGCGGTGCGCGAGAAAGACGTGGTGGCGCGCATCGGCGGCGAGGAGTTCGTGCTTCTGCTGCCGGGCGCTGACGACAAATTCGCGTATCAGATCGCGGAGCGTCTGCGCATCGTGCTGGAGTCTTCACGCTTCAATGAAATCGGGGCTACGCTGCGCGTTACGACGAGTGCCGGCATTGCCCGGCATCGGCCTGGCGAGGCGGTCGGAGCGTTGCTGGCGCGCGCCGATCACCTGCTCTACGCGGCAAAGCGCGCGGGGAGGAACCGGGTGGTCACTGAGCCATCAGGTCAGACGTGGGATGCTCCCGAGCTTGATATTGTGTGATCGCCCGAAAGCCGGCAAGCACTCAAACCGTACCGTCGCAGACGGGCTTGGGGTAGGAATTCCGATAGGAGCATCGGGCGTCGTCGACGCTGCTCGCCAGTGTCAGCTTCTGCTAACCGCGATCGTCCCTTGTGGGTCACTTCATGCCCTTGCATGACACGAGCGCCTCGGCTGGTCGTCGCGCTCGTTCGTCGGGCGCAAGCCGGCCAGAAACGGACTTTGACGAAGCACGACCGATTGGCCGTTCTCCATGGACGTGGCGACACTCAATCCGCAGCCAGATTGCCGAGAAAAATAGAAGAGCACGATCCCTGACGCAGCAAGCCGGTTTTGAGAACCGGCTGACCGCGAGCTAGTGGGCCTTCAAGAATGCGGCGATCAACTCGGCGATCTCTCGCGGTGCATCCTCGAAGCTGTAATGGCCGACTCCCGCGAGCCGGTGAATCGGTGCCATGGGAAAGATTTCGCTGAACAGCGGCAGAAAGTGTTCAGCTGCAAGCGTGCGATCGGCCTCGCCCCAAATTGCGAGCGCTGGTTTTGAACGGATCGTGTCGAGAGCCGTCGCGTCTGGCATTTCGAAACGATGTGCCCCGATCGCGAAGCCCTTCGCCCACCCTATCGCGCCAGCACTGTCCGTTGGCACGACGAAACGCGAGCCGTAGGCACGCAGCCACGTATCGTTGATACGTGCGTGGTTTTCGAAGCCGTTGAGCTTCAAGGCACTCAGGATATTGAAGCCGAGTTCGTCCAGCACGGATTCGAGACGGCCTTGCGAATGAGCGCGGAGGATCCACTGGAACCAAGGCGAGACTGCGGCATTTGCGTTCAGCCGGTCGAATAACGTGCTTTGGCCGAAAGGCGTCGGGCCGTTCGTGCTGACGATTCGGCGAATGCGGCCGGGATGTCGTGCGGCGAGTCCCATGCCGACGGGGCCGCCGAAGTCGTGCATGACGAGAGTGATGTCGCTTAGGTCCAGGGCAAGCACGAACTTTTCAATGTTGTCGATATGATCCTGCAGCCAGTACGTCCGCCGTTCCGGCGTTTCGCTCTTGCCGAATCCCATGTGGTCGGGCGCAATCACACGGTAGCTGCCCGCGAGTGCAGCGATCAGATCACGAAACAGATAGCCCCACGTCGGTTCCCCGTGAATGCACAGGACAACCTCGCCATCAGTGGGTCCCTCATCAACGTAATGCATGCGAAAGCCGCCGACTTCGCTGAAGCGCGGCGCAAACGGAAATGTTCCGTCAAACGTGTCATTCGATGGTGTCATCAGGGTTCCCTCACGAATGGAGCGGCGGGCAATCCGGCCGGTCGTAAGAGGTTAAACTTTGACATCGCTGTCAAGGTCAAGCGTATCTTTCGGGAGATGTCATGCGTATCGGAGAGCTGGCTCGCCGCACCGGCGTCAGTGAGCGGATGCTGCGGTATTACGAACACGAAGGTCTGCTGAGTCCGAAGAGGACCGATTCGGGCTACCGCGATTACGGCTCCGAAGAAGTAGACGCAGCACAGCGCATTCGCATGCTCAGCGCGGCAGGACTGAAGATGAGCAGCATCCGGCTGTTGCTGCCTTGCGTACTCGGCGAAAAACCTGTGTTTCATCCATGCGTTCAAGCTCGCGCGTTGCTGCGCGACGAGGTCGAAAAGCTCGACACTCGGCTGCGCGAACTCAGTGAAACGCGAAAAGTGGTTGCGAGACTGCTCAATGCGGTCGACACCAACGCGACATTGCCGCTCTAGCCGTTGCGTCGGCTTGAGTTTGACGCACTGCCCCTTGGCGATGCCCATCAAGTTGGCATGTGGCGATATCGGGTCCGGGAGCAAATGCTTCGGACCATCCTTTAAAGAAGTCTTTCCACGAACAACCGCAATCGAGAGTGGTAGAGGCGCTCAAAAATAAACGCCCGAGGGCCGATATGGGTCGATGGGCGCAGTACGCTGATCCAGGTGCGATGTAGCGGTGGCGTCCGGCGGTCGTCGGCCAGTAACCGCCCTTTGGCAACTTCCTTGAATGACCGGCCAGATTTCGACGACCTGCGTGCCTGACGGCCGCAAGCCCTGGAAGACGCAAATCAGGTGACGGATCGCGGAACCGCTGCGCGTTTAACGCGGCCCGGGGATGAGGAGCAGCTTGCCGTGCGCGCGCCCGGCCATGCTAGGTTCGACCGCTTCCCGCCAGTCTTCCCACGTGAACGTGCGCGTGACCGGAATGGCGAACTGCCCGATGGCGGCCAACCGGGCGTAGTCTCCGAGTACGTCGTAGCGATGCACCCCCTCCTTCTCGCGCCCTGTCGTGCGAACGCCGAGGCCGCCCTCGTCAAAATCGCTGAAGCTCATCACCCGGCGAGGGTCGCCGCCCACAATCCGGATGAGGTCGGGCAGCACGCCTTCGACACGCGCGGTATGCAAGGCGAAATCGGTCGCACCTTGCGCGATCTCGCGAACACGCTCGACCATCCCTTCGCCGTAGGGCGTCACTTTCGCGCCTAGTGCACGCAGGCGATCCGCGAACGTTTCGCCGGCACTGGCAATCACATGGGCGCCCCGCAGCAGCGCGATCTGAACAGCGGCGAACCCGGTCATCGTCCCGCCGCCGTTGATCATGATGGTTTGCCCCTTCGATAGACCAAGCAGGTCGATGCTGCGGGTGGCCGTTTCGACGGCCATGGGAAGACACGCCGCATGCTCGAGGCTCAACCCGTGCGGTACGGCAAACCAGACTTTCAGGACGGCGTATTCCGCCGCTCCGGCGGTGGGATAGCCGAGATAGTCGGGAACGCCAAAAACGGGATCGCCGAGGTTGACGTCAGCGACGCCTTCCCCGATTGCATCGACCGTCCCCGCCACGTCGAAGCCGATGCCGCGCGGCGGCGGCAGCGGAAAGAAGCCCTGGCACACCGCCCAGTCGGCCGGATTGAAAGCGCACGCATGAACGCGGACACGCACCTGCCCCGCGCGGGGTGAGGGGACGGGAACATCGGCCAGATGCAGGACATCCGCCGGCGCACCATAGCGCTGAACCCAAAGGGCTTTCATCGTTGATGGATCGGCACTCGACATTGCAATTCTCCGTGACGGTTGGCAATGGATGCGAGACGCGCGGTTGCCTCTTCCCAGCTTGCGGCGGATGGAGAACAACGATAGCGTATCGTCATATGCTGACGATACGCGTAAAGTCAGCTTGTGACAATACGATTGGTGAATCATGCCCAGAGATCCCGAAAAAGTGCGGCGCCGCCTTCAGGAGGCGGCGCTCAAGCTCTATCAAACCCGCGGTTACGACGGCACGACGGCGGCCGACATCGCGGCTGAGGCCGGTGTCACGCAGCGCACGTTCTTTCGTCATTTCCCTGATAAGCGGGAAGTGCTGTTCGGGGGGGAAGACGAGTTCATCTCGACACTGACGAGCGCGGTGGCGAGCGCCCCGCCGGACCTGGGACCGCTGGAAGCCCTGGTTCGCGCGTTCGCGTCGGTCGAGCCACTCTTCATCCAGAATCGCCCATTTACCGAGCCGCGCCGGCACATCATCGCGGCCCACCCGGCCTTGCAGGAGCGGGCACAGACCAAGTCCCGCGCCGTCACGTCGGCGCTCGTGGAGGCATTCCGGCAGCGTGGTGTGTCCGACCAGGCCGCCAACCTGGCGGCACAAGTCGGAATGGCGACGCTAGGTCAGGCGGTTGCCGCCTGGTTCGAAAACGGGTCGACGGATCTTGGCGTCCACGTCGAACACGCGTTCAAGGAATTGAGCGATCTCGTGAAGTTTGCCCAGCGGCCAGGAGACGAGAGAGGGGTGCGGTAGCCCTCACGCCCGGACTATCGTTATCGGCCTCAAAGTTGTCGTTCGGTGCCGGATGACAAAAGGTCAGCGTCGGGTCGATGTGAGCCGACCGCATCGGGCAGAGGTCTACCACGCTCGGCCGTTCGTACAGCCCAGTACTTCTTGGCACGCAAAGGCATCAGACAAACCGATGTCGGCCGTCCGGCGCTCCTTTCCGATGACGTGCAAGCGCAACCCTTCCTGCACCTGCCCTGCTTGATCTTTGTCAAACGGGCACGAGCTCGCACAATGGAAACCTGGCTTCTACGCAGACGCCAGGCCCCCCTCCTCAATAGATTCACAAGTAAAGGCCGACGCAAACTTAAGGCGCACCTTGACCTTCCTGCGATGGGAAGGACTAGCATGCCTTCGTCTTTTCCGGGACAGTCTCTGCGATGCTTCGCTTGTCCGCTTTCCTGATTGCCGTTCTGCTGGTCCTGATTCTGCCGATTCGGCTGGCGGGAGCGACGGCGCTCTCCTGCGATACGGAATCTGGACCTGGGCCGATGAACGGTGGTCATCGCGTCGAACTACGACAAGGCACGTCGGCCCTGTCCCGCGCGATCCGCGTGCATAGCGCGATGCGCACGAGGCATGCCGACGGCCAATGCGGAACGTGTGTCTCCTGCTCTACCAGTGCGTTTGAAGCAGGTCCCCGCTTCGCACCTCCAGGCGTTAAAGCATTCATGTTTTACACACCCCGTCCCATGTCCGATCCCGAGTCGAGCTTTCTGACGGAAGGTATCGACCGCCCTCCCCGCATTCCTCTCGCGTAGCGCCGCCAGGTCGTCCTTGCAGCTTCGCTCAAGGCTGTCCCGGCGACTCAAGCCGCCGTCTCACGCATTGCGTGAACACCTATGCACCGGGTCCGGCCCGAAACGATCCTCATCGATCGTCGACCTGATCCGTTCCGACTATGGCGCATGCCTTCCGGCAACGCGTGTCCGGGTGATGTGCGTCCACTCAGAAATTGAGGAAATCAAAATGAACTGGTTATCGCAGAATGGGTACTGGATTGCCCTTGCCCTCGTCATGCTCCTGATGATGCGGCGAGGTGGAATGGGATGCGGCATGGGCGGAGGTCACCGTGCCCCGCGCGAGGACAACTCGCATCACGACAGCGACGGTGCCGCGTTGCGTGATCCGGTCAGCGGCCACCCGATAGATCGGGCCCACGCGTTGACGACTGTTTTCAACGGTCGCACGTACTACTTCGAATCGGAAGCGTCGCGCGAGACATTCAATCAGGATCCGCAGCGGTTTGCCGGCAGCATGCGCAGCCGTCATCACGGCTGTTGAATCGAATCCAGAATCCACATTGTTCATCGAGGGGAAATCGCGATGGATACAGCAACTCATGCGGTGATTTACACGTGCCCGATGCACCCTGAAATCGAGTGCCCTGCGCCCGGTGCGTGCCCGAAATGCGGTATGGCGCTCGAGTTGAAGACGCCGGTATCGAGCCACACCGAATGGACATGCCCGATGCACCCGGAGATCGTTCGTTCGGAACCCGGCGCCTGCCCGAAGTGTGGTATGGCGCTCGAACCACGCACCGCTCACGCCAACGAAGAGCGCAACTCCGAACTGGAATCGATGACCCGGCGTTTCTGGGTGAGTGTCGTTCTGACCGTACCGCTGCTTGCGTTGGCCATGGCGGGCGAGATTCCCGCCATGCACCTCGGCTCGCTGCCCGGCGCATCGTATCTTTCCTGGATCGAGTTCGCACTCGCCACTCCAGTGGTGCTGTGGGGCGGCGCCCCGTTCTTTGCCAAAGGCTGGCGATCGGTCGCGACGTGGAATCTCAACATGTTCACGCTGATCGGGCTGGGTGTAGGCGTGGCCTATGTCTACAGCGTGGTAGCGCAGATTGCGCCGGGACTTTTCCCGCCCGCGTTCCGGCATTCCGTCACCGGCCACGTCGCGGTGTATTTCGAGGCCGCTGCGGCGATCGTGACGCTCGTACTGCTCGGCCAGGTGCTCGAGTTGCGCGCGCGCAGCAGCACCAACGCGGCAATCCGCGCGCTGCTCGGCATGGCGCCCAGGCTGGCTCGGCGGGTGGGCGCCGATGGCAGCGAAACGGATGTTCCACTGGAGCAGATTCAGGTGGGCGACCGGCTGCGGGTACGGCCGGGCGAGAAGGTGCCCGTCGACGGCATGGTGCTCGAAGGACGTTCGTCGGTCGACGAATCGATGATCACCGGCGAACCTATCCCGACCGAGAAGATTTCGGGCGACAAGGTGGTGGGCGCAACCGTGAACGGCAGCGGTACGCTGATCATCGAGGCACAGCGCGTGGGGGCCGACACGCTGCTGGCGCAGATCGTCCAGATGGTCTCCGAAGCCTCGCGCAGCCGCGCGCCGATCCAGCGCCTGGCCGACGTCGTAGCAGCGTACTTTGTGCCGGCCGTGGTGCTGACCGCCATCGTGACCTTCGCCGTCTGGGCCATGGTCGGACCCGCCCCCGCGATGGCCTATGCAACCATCAATGCCGTGGCCGTGCTGATCATCGCCTGCCCCTGTGCGCTGGGGCTCGCCACGCCGATGTCGATCATGGTGGCAAGCGGGAAAGGTGCCACGGTGGGCGTGCTGTTCAGGAACGCGGAGGCGATCGAAACGCTGCGCCGCGTCGATACGCTGGTGGTCGACAAGACGGGCACGCTCACGGAAGGGCACCCGTGCCTCCAGGAAGTGCTGCCGGCGGCCGCATTTCTCGCCGACGACGTGCTGCGTTTATCGGCCAGCCTGGAGCGCGGCAGCGAGCATCCGCTTGCGGCCGCCATCGTGCAGGGCGCGCTGAGCAAGGGATTGGCGCTCGAGCAGGTGGAGGCGTTCGAATCGGTGCCGGGAAAAGGCGTGAAGGGCCGGGTCGCGGGCCGTCCTTGCCTGCTGGGCAACCTGGCCTTGCTGACGGCCGGGGGCATCGACACGTCGGCCCTTGCCGGGCTGGCCGAAGCAGAGCGCGCGCAGGGGCGCACCGCGATGTTCGTCGCGATCGACGGAAAGCCGGCCGGTCTCGTTTCGGTGGCCGATCCGGTCAAGGCCACGACACCCCAGGCGATTCGCGATCTGCACGACGAGGGCTTGCACATCGTGATGCTGACCGGAGACAGCGAGACAACTGCAAAAGCCGTCGCACGGACCCTTGGCATCGATGAGGTGATTGCCGGCGTGCTGCCCGATCAGAAGGCCCTGACCATCAAGCGCTTGCAGTCCGAAGGACGGTTCGTGGCCATGGCCGGCGACGGCGTGAACGACGCACCCGCACTGGCCCAGGCTCAAGTGGGCATTGCCATGGGCACGGGCACCGACGTGGCCATGGAGAGCGCCGGGGTCACGCTGGTCAAGGGAGACCTGCGCGGCATCGTGCGTGCCCGGCGCCTGAGCCGAAGCACGCTGCGCAATATCCGCGAGAACCTGTTCTTCGCCTTTGTCTACAACGTGCTGGGCGTCCCGCTTGCCGCCGGCGTGCTCTACCCGGCCTTTGGCATCCTGCTTTCGCCAATGATCGCCGCAGCGGCCATGTCGTTCAGTTCGTTTTCGGTCGTGAGCAACGCTCTGCGGCTGCGGCGGGCACGCATTTGAGCGCCCGGCGCGATGCCGGCCGGATCCAGGTCATGGCGATGCGGGCGATTCTCGCGAATACCGGTGAGACCGTACTCGTGGCGGCGAATGCATTGCCGCTGCCGCGACTGCGCAGCCCGTACTGAGCCTGACACGTGCCGATTTGCGCGGGAATCCGGCCGGGCCAGGGCAGTAATTTGCAGCGAATATTGACCCACGTAGAACGCTGACCTGCCCGGCAACGGGCAGAGGTGCGGACAAAATCCTGGACTACCAGGAGGGAGTCCGTGTACTCGTACGAAGCCGGCATTCGAGCAGCTCAGCTTTATCTGAAGTTGGGCAAGCACATCCAGGCGACCGACACGGGAGCTTGGCTGCCAACGTGTGTTGAGCCGCTACCGAAGGGCGCGTCGGCAGTCACTACCTTCGATTCCGCGTGGAAGCCGCCCTCGTAGACCCCGCCATCGATTTGGACCGCCACAACGTCTGAACGTCCACTTGCTCGTTTCGTCCATCCCGTTTTTCTGCGCTACCAGATGGTTTTGACGTGCGAATAGGCTCGAATCTTCTCGTCCTTTGTCACAAGCGAAACTGAAAATTTACGGGCCGTGGCGACGATCATCCGGTCCGCAGGGTCTTTGTGAAACTCGCCCGGAAGCTCTACCGACTTGACCGCAATTTCGGGATCTACCGGAACGAAGCGAACCGCTTCAATGTCCGCCACGGTTGCGAGCCAACTTCCGACGTCCATCGAAAGCACGAGCTTTTCGCGCTCGACCAGCATCGCTATCTCCCATGCCGAAATGGAAGAGACAAGAATTTCTCCACCGGCCAGCTCGCGTTCGATGGCCGATCTGGCCTTCCTACTCAGGGCCGGATCGCCCGTAACCCACCACACAAGCGCGTGCGTATCGAGAACGATCACTGCGCTGCCTCCCAATCGCCTTCAGCGACCGGGTCGGTCGGGTCTTCGTACCGCACCACCGAACCCCGCAGCACATCAAGCGGATTACGTTCGATGCTCCGGTAGGGCCGGACTTCCAACGCGGGTTTTCCGTGATCGGTCACGATTACACTTTCGCCGGAGGCTTCGACTTGCCGGAAAAATTCCAGCGCCTTTGCTTTGAATTCGGACTTGGAAACCTGATTGCCGTCCATGATGCACCCATAGTCATTTTCACTGGTCATAATGATAGCAAATGTGACTATATGTGCAAGTCATTTTCGCCGTGACCGCGTTGACCGCCCTACGTTTATCAGCCTCGCTGGCCGTTCCGCTGAGCGCTGTCCGGCCCTTTGCGACACTCCCTAACCTGCCTCAATCGACTGGACCGCCTCGCATTGTTCCCGCGCCGGTACATCCAGACAGGGGCAGGCGTGATCGAGGTGAGCGTGCCCAACAAAATCTGAACCGTTTCGAGCGAATGTCCGTGTGCCATGAGGCAGCTCGCAAATGTCCGTCTGCGCGTATGGCTGCTATCCGGCCCGAGGACTGCGGCGCGGTACAGGCTGGCCACGTAGCTTGAGCCGGCGCCCGTCGGATCTCTGCACCTGTACGCTCAGATGGACGTGCGGATGGACCCCATCATCATGCGCGGCGAAGACATACACCCGCCCGTCGCCACGCCCTGGACACCCGACGTCTTGTTCGTGATCTTCACCACGACTTCGGCAGTACGTGGAAGCGTTCGTGCGAGCTGTTTGCGCATGCGTGCGGCTTCGCTGCGCAACCCTGCGCGAGATAGCTGAGGCGCTCGCGCATGTCTAGACGGTTCCTGAAACAGCCGGTCGCCCAGTTCACGAGCATGGCATCGATGTAGATCTTCGGACAGGCCATCTCACCGGCTCCACCGGTCAAGGTTGGCACGAAGCACAGCCGTCCGGATTACTCTGGACCTGTCCTGACACGGCTGTATTTCTGGCTACTCGTTCTCTTCGAAGTAATGCCCGAACTTGACCTGCTTGGTC
It encodes the following:
- a CDS encoding copper-transporting P-type ATPase; amino-acid sequence: MDTATHAVIYTCPMHPEIECPAPGACPKCGMALELKTPVSSHTEWTCPMHPEIVRSEPGACPKCGMALEPRTAHANEERNSELESMTRRFWVSVVLTVPLLALAMAGEIPAMHLGSLPGASYLSWIEFALATPVVLWGGAPFFAKGWRSVATWNLNMFTLIGLGVGVAYVYSVVAQIAPGLFPPAFRHSVTGHVAVYFEAAAAIVTLVLLGQVLELRARSSTNAAIRALLGMAPRLARRVGADGSETDVPLEQIQVGDRLRVRPGEKVPVDGMVLEGRSSVDESMITGEPIPTEKISGDKVVGATVNGSGTLIIEAQRVGADTLLAQIVQMVSEASRSRAPIQRLADVVAAYFVPAVVLTAIVTFAVWAMVGPAPAMAYATINAVAVLIIACPCALGLATPMSIMVASGKGATVGVLFRNAEAIETLRRVDTLVVDKTGTLTEGHPCLQEVLPAAAFLADDVLRLSASLERGSEHPLAAAIVQGALSKGLALEQVEAFESVPGKGVKGRVAGRPCLLGNLALLTAGGIDTSALAGLAEAERAQGRTAMFVAIDGKPAGLVSVADPVKATTPQAIRDLHDEGLHIVMLTGDSETTAKAVARTLGIDEVIAGVLPDQKALTIKRLQSEGRFVAMAGDGVNDAPALAQAQVGIAMGTGTDVAMESAGVTLVKGDLRGIVRARRLSRSTLRNIRENLFFAFVYNVLGVPLAAGVLYPAFGILLSPMIAAAAMSFSSFSVVSNALRLRRARI
- a CDS encoding GGDEF domain-containing protein; translated protein: MPAQITPNQLVQLIIPGITAVFSLSFACTWIYDRRLSYLHFLAASFAAFALGSAVQICHLPDEWRLNALISAAFYILSIQLLAQGVLRRAGLRLGPATHVSVFALVMGAIYYFSFVTPNLLVRVYILNLSAGLLMLLTAFLFRKRCHGRTVNRVLLWVLMIFGASFFIRTPLTTIRPLPHSTAPFGQTIFWVLLQLSLALMGAVLGLVLLAAAMSDVIDRLTLERDLDSLTETLNRRAFERMAGRRVADRRSYPLALIAFDIDNFKSINDRYGHAAGDAVLRQFAAILRAAVREKDVVARIGGEEFVLLLPGADDKFAYQIAERLRIVLESSRFNEIGATLRVTTSAGIARHRPGEAVGALLARADHLLYAAKRAGRNRVVTEPSGQTWDAPELDIV
- a CDS encoding YHS domain-containing protein, whose amino-acid sequence is MNWLSQNGYWIALALVMLLMMRRGGMGCGMGGGHRAPREDNSHHDSDGAALRDPVSGHPIDRAHALTTVFNGRTYYFESEASRETFNQDPQRFAGSMRSRHHGC
- a CDS encoding TetR/AcrR family transcriptional regulator, which produces MPRDPEKVRRRLQEAALKLYQTRGYDGTTAADIAAEAGVTQRTFFRHFPDKREVLFGGEDEFISTLTSAVASAPPDLGPLEALVRAFASVEPLFIQNRPFTEPRRHIIAAHPALQERAQTKSRAVTSALVEAFRQRGVSDQAANLAAQVGMATLGQAVAAWFENGSTDLGVHVEHAFKELSDLVKFAQRPGDERGVR
- a CDS encoding type II toxin-antitoxin system VapC family toxin, giving the protein MIVLDTHALVWWVTGDPALSRKARSAIERELAGGEILVSSISAWEIAMLVEREKLVLSMDVGSWLATVADIEAVRFVPVDPEIAVKSVELPGEFHKDPADRMIVATARKFSVSLVTKDEKIRAYSHVKTIW
- a CDS encoding type II toxin-antitoxin system Phd/YefM family antitoxin; translated protein: MDGNQVSKSEFKAKALEFFRQVEASGESVIVTDHGKPALEVRPYRSIERNPLDVLRGSVVRYEDPTDPVAEGDWEAAQ
- a CDS encoding alpha/beta fold hydrolase, whose protein sequence is MTPSNDTFDGTFPFAPRFSEVGGFRMHYVDEGPTDGEVVLCIHGEPTWGYLFRDLIAALAGSYRVIAPDHMGFGKSETPERRTYWLQDHIDNIEKFVLALDLSDITLVMHDFGGPVGMGLAARHPGRIRRIVSTNGPTPFGQSTLFDRLNANAAVSPWFQWILRAHSQGRLESVLDELGFNILSALKLNGFENHARINDTWLRAYGSRFVVPTDSAGAIGWAKGFAIGAHRFEMPDATALDTIRSKPALAIWGEADRTLAAEHFLPLFSEIFPMAPIHRLAGVGHYSFEDAPREIAELIAAFLKAH
- a CDS encoding MerR family transcriptional regulator; translated protein: MRIGELARRTGVSERMLRYYEHEGLLSPKRTDSGYRDYGSEEVDAAQRIRMLSAAGLKMSSIRLLLPCVLGEKPVFHPCVQARALLRDEVEKLDTRLRELSETRKVVARLLNAVDTNATLPL
- a CDS encoding NADP-dependent oxidoreductase, with amino-acid sequence MSSADPSTMKALWVQRYGAPADVLHLADVPVPSPRAGQVRVRVHACAFNPADWAVCQGFFPLPPPRGIGFDVAGTVDAIGEGVADVNLGDPVFGVPDYLGYPTAGAAEYAVLKVWFAVPHGLSLEHAACLPMAVETATRSIDLLGLSKGQTIMINGGGTMTGFAAVQIALLRGAHVIASAGETFADRLRALGAKVTPYGEGMVERVREIAQGATDFALHTARVEGVLPDLIRIVGGDPRRVMSFSDFDEGGLGVRTTGREKEGVHRYDVLGDYARLAAIGQFAIPVTRTFTWEDWREAVEPSMAGRAHGKLLLIPGPR